In the Mus caroli unplaced genomic scaffold, CAROLI_EIJ_v1.1 scaffold_2859_1, whole genome shotgun sequence genome, one interval contains:
- the LOC110288953 gene encoding LOW QUALITY PROTEIN: vomeronasal type-2 receptor 116-like (The sequence of the model RefSeq protein was modified relative to this genomic sequence to represent the inferred CDS: inserted 2 bases in 1 codon; deleted 1 base in 1 codon; substituted 1 base at 1 genomic stop codon), with amino-acid sequence MFTWIFFFKLLQIPKFVSAFTYNISRCYFIITEEFHHEGDAVVGAFFPHHNFYTEKKMHIXTVPYQYLDNXIEYNFKNYKYILALQFAIEEINRNPNLLPNISLGFDFYNVRFTEKYTLDNAFIWLTALVHRKYFPNYNCKKRNFTAALTGTSWITSAQIGTLLQLFKFPQITFGPYDPLLSDRDQYPSLYQMAPKDTSLSLAIVSLMAHFRWSWVGLILPDDHKGNKIVSDFREEMERKGICLAFVKMIPATWTSHFAKFWEHMDETNVTIVYGDVDSLEGVMRNIEQRLLTRNVWIMNVEHHVIDRADYFILDSFHGSLIFKHNYRENFEFTKFIETVNPNKYPEDIYLPKLWYLFFKCSFADTNCQVLNNCQTNASLDILPRHIFDVVMNAESTSIYNGVYAVAHSLHEMTLQHLQMQPYENGEGMVFFPWQLNRFLKDTEVKDKMCLDWRQTRDTEYDILNLWNLPKGLGLKVKIGSFSANAPQGQQLSLSEQMIQWPEIFSEIPQSVCSESCEPGFRKVALEGKAICCYKCTPCGDNEISNETDVYQCVKCPESHYANTEKRNCFQKSVIFLAYEDPLGMALASIALCLSALTVFVIGIFVKHRDTPIVKANNRALSYILLITLTFCFLCSLNFIGQPNTATCILQQTTFAVAFTMALATVLAKAITVVLAFKVSFPGKIVRWLMLSRGPNYIIPICTLIQLLICGIWMTTSPPFIDQDAHTEYGHIIILCKKGSAVAFHSVLGYLCFLALGSYTMAFLSRNLPDTFNESKYLSFSMLVFFCVWVTFLPVFHSTKGKIMVAMEVFSILASSTALLAFIFGPKCYIILLRPENNSCTHMRKKTYSRKKNFSKI; translated from the exons ATGTtcacctggatt tttttcttcaagctcTTGCAAATTCCCAAATTTGTCTCTGCTTTTACTTATAATATCAGTAGATGTTATTTCATAATCACTGAAGAATTTCACCATGAAGGAGATGCTGTGGTAGGTGCATTTTTCCCTCATCATAATTTctacactgaaaagaaaatgcacat aaCTGTACCATATCAATATTTGGACAATTGAATAGA GTATAACTTTAAGAACTACAAGTATATTCTCGCTCTACAATTTGCAATTGAGGAGATCAATAGGAATCCCAATCTGTTACCCAACATATCTCTTGGATTTGATTTCTACAATGTCAGATTCACTGAGAAGTACACTCTTGATAATGCTtttatttggctcacagctcTTGTGCATAGAAAGTATTTTCCTAATTACAAttgtaaaaagagaaatttcaCTGCAGCACTCACAGGAACTTCATGGATAACATCTGCCCAAATAGGGACATTGCTTCAACTCTTTAAATTTCCACAG ATTACCTTTGGACCTTATGATCCTTTATTAAGTGACCGTGATCAGTATCCTTCTCTCTACCAGATGGCTCCTAAGGACACATCTCTTTCACTTGCCATTGTTTCATTGATGGCTCATTTTAGGTGGTCATGGGTTGGTCTCATACTCCCTGATGACCACAAAGGAAATAAGATTGTATCAGATTttagggaggagatggagagaaaaggtATCTGCCTAGCTTTTGTAAAAATGATCCCAGCCACATGGACTTCACATTTTGCCAAATTCTGGGAACATATGGATGAGACAAATGTAACAATTGTTTATGGTGATGTTGATTCGCTAGAAGGTGTAATGCGGAATATTGAACAAAGGTTATTGACACGGAATGTCTGGATCATGAACGTTGAACATCATGTTATTGACAGAGCTGACTATTTCATTTTAGACTCATTCCATGGAAGCCTAATTTTTAAGCACAATTATAGAGAGAATTTTGAGTTTACCAAATTTATTGAAACAGTTAATCCTAATAAATACCCAGAAGACATTTATCTTCCTAAGCTGTGGTATTTGTTCTTCAAGTGCTCATTTGCTGACACTAATTGTCAAGTTTTGAACAACTGTCAAACCAATGCTTCTTTGGATATATTACCTCGACACATATTTGATGTTGTCATGAATGCAGAGagcacaagtatttacaatggtgTGTATGCTGTGGCTCACAGCCTCCATGAGATGACACTTCAGCATCTTCAAATGCAACCATATGAAAATGGAGAAGGGATGGTGTTCTTTCCATGGCAG cttaacAGATTCCTGAAGGACACTGAAGTGAAAGACAAAATGTGTTTAGATTGGAGACAGACAAGAGATACAGAATATGACATTCTTAATCTTTGGAATTTACCAAAGGGCCTtggattaaaagtgaaaataggatCCTTTTCTGCAAATGCTCCCCAGGGTCAACAGTTGTCTTTATCTGAACAGATGATACAATGGCCAGAAATATTTTCAGAG ATCCCCCAGTCTGTGTGCAGTGAGAGTTGTGAGCCTGGATTCAGGAAAGTAGCCTTGGAGGGCAAGGCCATCTGCTGCTACAAGTGCACTCCTTGTGGAGACAACGAGATTTCTAATGAGACAG ATGTATACCAGTGTGTGAAGTGTCCAGAGAGTCATTATGCAAATACAGAGAAGAGGAACTGCTTCCAAAAATCTGTAATCTTTCTGGCCTATGAAGACCCCTTGGGGATGGCTCTAGCCAGCATAGCTTTGTGCTTATCTGCACTCACAGTCTTTGTTATTGGCATCTTTGTGAAACACAGAGACACTCCAATTGTAAAGGCAAATAATCGAGCTCTGAGTTACATTTTGCTCATCACACTCaccttctgtttcttatgttctttgaACTTCATTGGTCAGCCAAACACAGCTACCTGCATCCTTCAGCAGACTACCTTTGCAGTTGCTTTCACTATGGCTCTTGCTACTGTGTTGGCCAAAGCTATTACTGTGGTCCTTGCCTTTAAGGTCAGTTTTCCAGGGAAAATAGTAAGGTGGCTAATGTTATCAAGGGGTCCAAACTACATCATTCCTATATGCACCCTGATCCAGCTTCTTATTTGTGGAATATGGATGACAACTTCTCCACCATTCATTGACCAAGATGCTCATACTGAATATGGACACATCATCATTTTGTGCAAAAAGGGCTCAGCTGTTGCCTTCCACTCTGTCCTGGGAtatctctgcttcttggcccttgGGAGTTACACCATGGCCTTCTTGTCTAGAAATTTGCCTGATACATTCAATGAATCCAAATATCTGTCATTCAGTATGCTAGTGTTCTTCTGTGTCTGGGtcacttttcttcctgtcttccacaGCACTAAAGGGAAGATCATGGTGGCTATGGAAGTATTTTCTATCTTGGCTTCCAGCACAGCACTCCTTGCCTTCATATTTGGTCCCAAGTGTTACATTATCTTGTTGAGACCAGAGAACAATTCATGTACTCATATGCGGAAGAAAACATACTCTAGAAAgaagaatttttctaaaatatag